A part of Candidatus Woesearchaeota archaeon genomic DNA contains:
- a CDS encoding TATA-box-binding protein, whose amino-acid sequence MEKKDIKVVNIVVSSSLKHEIPLEKMAATLSNTEYNPEQFPGLVIRIKDPKTSALIFSSGNIVCTGARSMDKVDASIKKIIKSLEKIGIKITITPEVTIQNIVASGSIGADLNLNDLAMKLKNTEYEPEQFPGLVYKLPEMRATFLLFSNGKIVCTGTKSEEQVDKACDKLIENLKGLVKQKKK is encoded by the coding sequence ATGGAAAAGAAAGACATAAAGGTTGTAAATATTGTAGTGAGCAGCTCATTAAAGCATGAGATTCCTCTTGAAAAGATGGCTGCAACTCTCAGCAACACAGAATACAATCCTGAGCAGTTTCCGGGGCTTGTGATAAGGATAAAGGACCCAAAAACATCTGCCCTCATCTTCAGCTCGGGAAACATTGTGTGCACAGGCGCACGCTCAATGGACAAGGTTGATGCATCAATCAAAAAAATCATAAAGAGCCTTGAGAAAATAGGAATAAAAATCACAATAACCCCTGAAGTCACAATACAGAACATTGTGGCGTCCGGCTCAATCGGGGCTGACTTGAACCTCAATGACCTTGCAATGAAATTAAAGAACACAGAATACGAGCCAGAGCAGTTCCCTGGGCTTGTCTACAAGCTTCCTGAAATGAGAGCAACCTTCCTTCTCTTCAGCAACGGAAAGATTGTGTGCACAGGAACAAAATCAGAGGAACAGGTAGATAAGGCATGCGACAAGCTTATTGAAAACCTGAAGGGGCTTGTAAAGCAGAAAAAGAAGTAA